GTCATCACATCGCCCAGGCCTGCAAGAGGGACCACCACCTCGGCCGGCACCAGGGAAGGGCCGAGTCGTTTCACGATCATCAGCTTGAAGCGGTTTCTCCATTCGTGTTCGGCGATCCGATCATCGAGCAACTCCGCCTCGTGTGGCTGAAGAAGCGGGCGGAGCCTGTCCATCACGGCACCGTGGTCCTTCTTGCGGAAGGCGAGGGTGACGATGTAAGCTGCGGGAAGCAAGACCCGCTCTTCGGCAGGACGCCCGTAGTGCTCCCTGAGAGGTGCACGGTTCTTGAGCTCTGCCATCTTTGGGTTGATAAAGACAAGGGACCAGATGGGAAGTTGCTCGGCAACGATTGATTCCACCAGGCCCTGGAGATTATATGGAGACGGACACCCGATACAGACGACTTCAAGCTCTTCCAGAGGTTGAACCCGGAGGGTCACTTCGCTGATAAAGCCAGTGATCCCCTCGGCATCGGCGACAAGGTCGAGGTCTTCTTCCCGGAACTCGCGGATCTCGCCACCGGGCAGGACCACACGGGCTTTGACCACGTTTTCCCGGTACCACCCGGCTTCGTAAGACCCGATTCCGGCCCCGCCCTGGGCCAGCCAGCCGCCGGCCGTAGACGATGAGTAACTGGTAGGATAGAGGCGTAAGGTAAGGCCGGACTTGGCCAATTCAGCGTCGAGACGCTCCCAGACCACGCCGCTCTGTACGGTGACTGTCTCTGCCTTGGAGTCGATCTTCACGATCCGGTTCATCCGGTAGGAGTCGACAACGACCCCCCTCTTCACCGGGATCACACCACCGTATCCGGATGAGGCCTTGCCACGGGGTGTCAAGGGTACCCGGTGCTTCTCGGCCCAGCGAACCAGCTCGATGACCTCCGCCTCGGTCTCCGGCTGAACCACGGCGTCAGGCAGGGAGTTGCCGATAAGCGGCTTGAACAGACCGGGCATGTCGGCGATATCGTGGCCGTGGAGTTTCCGCTCCACCCTATTGAAGGAGACCCGATGGTTGAATTTCTCTGTGAGATATGACTTTTCTTCGCTGGAGAGTCCCACGGAAAAACCTTCTCTCGCCTGCCGCCTTTGCCCGGCAGCGCAGCCGGTTGCTGGAATCCCGCAGGAATACGTCTTCTGTCACGGCCCGGCAAGGAGCATCGACCCATCCCTGCAAGGTTATTCTAACGAGAACAGAATCTGGTTTGCAATCCCCGGGGGACATGAGCCGAGGGGAACCTGCAAGAGTCGAATCCTTGAGGAGTTCGGACAGAGCTGTAGCTCAGGTCCAGAGGATTCCGGAGAATAGAATCAGGTTGGCCGCCCCATGAAGAACCGAGGGAGCCACCAGGCTCCCTGCGAACTCATATAGCAGGGCGAGCACTATCCCCCCGGCCAGAGGCACCGCCATTGCGGAAAACCCGCCGCCGACCAGATGGACGGCTCCGAAGAGGAAGGCCGAGATCACCGTGGAAGGCCAGACCCCGAGGTGGACCCTGATCACACCGTAGCAGAGGCCGCGGAAGAAGATCTCTTCGGCGAAGGGGCCTAGGATGCAGAGAACCACGAGGGCGCCGGGTCGTCGAACCTCGAGACCCGGATCGACGAAAACCCTGAGATCCGGTCCCCAGAGAGAACGGATCGTAAAGAGAGCCAGAAAGAATCCCATCCCCAGGACAACCGAGACCGCAAGCCCGGCCCCAGCCCCCATGACCGGTCTCTGCAGACCCGCCGCCGCGAGGGGGACCGAAAAGATTCTGAAGAGGAGAAAAAAGAGAAGAATGTCCAGAGACCGGACCATTGCGGTCCAGGCCAGAGGAGAAACCCCTCTTGCCCAATGGAGACCGTAGACAAAAGAGGAGGCGAGCTCCAGGCCCACGAGAACCGCCATGGTGGCAAGGAAGGACCTCTCTTCTATCCGATCCATCCTACCCTCCTGAGCGCCCGGAGAAGATAGTGTTTCACGTACCACTCCTCCTCTCCCCTGAGCCGTGACTCGAGAAACCCGACTACTCCGGGGTCGCCCTGGTGAGAGAGCGCGAATATCGCTTTGCATCGAACAATAGCAACCGGATCTTCAGCCGCCAGGCTCTCTAGGACTCCCAGGTTGTCATGGCAAGGGAGATAGGCCAGAGCCGTGGCCGCCCAGAGGCGAAGGGAGGGATCCTCTTCGCGGAGAAGCCTCAAGAACCTCTCTCTCCTCCCCCCCCCCCCCCCCCNNCCCTCTCGGCCTGGCCGACCCAGCGGCGGAGATCCTCGACGCTCTCGGTTTGAAGGCTTCCGGCGGGCTTCGAGCCCGTCTGGGACAAGAGGTGAAGGATCAGGAGAGCCGAAAGGAGGGCCACCCCGGGCAGCAGACCGACCATCCTCGATTTGGAGATTCCCGTGAGGGCGTCTGCGGCCGAAATCAGAAACACCGAAAAGGCCAGGGGGATCCCCACGAAGATCGAGTAGTAAACCGTCTCTCTGAGCCCCTCGATCCCCTTGTCCGGTCTCATCGTCTCCACAGCACGCAGAAGGGCCGGGCCGGTCCCTCCGTTGCCGGCAACGGCCAAGTCCGCCCCTTCCCTTTTCGGCAGGAGGTAGATCCCCCGCTCGAGAAGCCACAGTCTCTCCTCCTTTCCGAGGCGAGATTCGGTCCAGAGAGCAAACTGGGCCCGTCTCCTGGGGGGGGTGATCATCTCCGCAGCCATCGGAGAATAGCGGTAGTAGAAGGCGACCGCCTTCCTCCCCCACCTGTTCTGAAGCAGGCCGTCTCTCACGGAAACAAAGCTATGGTCCGGATAGACCAGGGGAACCAGGACCACCGGAACCAGGCAAAGCAGGGCGATCCGATGAAAACGTCCACCCGGAACCCTGACAACCAGAAAGGCTGCTCCGAACATGGCCGTTAACAGGAGAAATTCCGCAGGGGAAAATCCGATGAAGTAACAGAGGAGGCCCGAGATCAACCCGGCCCCTCCCAGACGGATCGGTTTTGAGAATCCGAACGTGCGGGACAACAGGGCTCCTCCAAAGGCGGTGACTCCCAGGGCGAAGCCCAGAGTGAAGGTAAAGAATGCACCGGCCTTGACGAGCGGTCCAAGGGTCAGATAGCCGGCCATCTCACGGGGGAGAGGGACAGGGATGTATCCGGAGGCGGCCAGGGCCTCGAGTTTTGTCATGAATGTCAGGCCGAAGGTTCTCAACCTGAGGCAGGCCCAGATCTGGGTAGTCAGGAGAGCGAGCAGTTGAATCACGAGAAAGGGCCTGAGATACATGGCCGTTCCCCACTCACGGCGAGCCGTCCCGAAAAGGCGGGCCGCCTTCCACCCTCACTCTCTGGCCGTAGAAGGCGACCCCGTCAGGGCGGTCAGTGAAGCGCCCCTCCACGAGGCGATTGATCCCCCAGCCGTATTTGAGCCAAGGCCCCCTGCCAACGACGACCGCCGAGGGATGAAGTCCTGCATCGCTTTTGAAACGGACACGCATGGAGCCGAGGGTAGAAACGATTCTCCCATGGTCCCCCTCCTTGATTCCTAGATCGGCCAGCGTGGAGGGGGCGACAGAGACTTCCGGAAAGAGGGATTCGTGCTCCTCTGGGAGAATCTGGGAATGGAGAAATTCCTTTCTGATCAGGGTGAGAAGGATCAGGGGATAGGCTGAGTCGGCGGGTTCCCGCGGGGAAATCTCCGTGAGAAACCGGAACTTACCGTCCGGATGTGAGAAACGACCACCCTCAAAGGCAATGAAGGGACGTCTGGCACGAACCGTTCCCCTTTGCCTGAGTTCTTCGAGGGTGGTGTCGAGGAAGGGGCTTTCCAGACTCCTCTGCATGTAGAAATCCGGGCTCTCCAGTCGGATGGGCGGGTCGAGGCGGTGTCCCAGATCGGTTAGAATCTCCAGGTCGCTCCTCACACCTGGAGGCGGACCGACCACACGGCCGGCATAGTTGACATAGAAGTGGCCCCACGACCCGACTAGGTCTTCTTCCTCGAACATCATGGAGCAGGGAAGCACCAGGTCGGCAGCGTCTGCCGTGTCGGTCAGAAAGGGGTCTACCACGACCACAAAGTCGGTATCCCCCAGGGCCTGGGAAAGAACCAGTGATTCCGGTGTCTGGTTGACCGGGTTCCACATGGAAACCCAGACCATGCGAATGGGAGGATTCTCCGCCTCCATGATGGACCGGCCTATGCTGGCAACGGGAAAGCTTCTCCTATAACCCTCCGATTTCACCCACCCGAGATTGAGGTTTTCGCCTGAGGGAACACTGTAGTAAGCACCACCTCCGCTGAGCCCGATGTTACCGGTGACAAAGGCGAGAGCATTGATGGCCCTGACACTCTCGGCCCCATGGGGATAGCGCTGAAGTCCAATGCCAAGAATCGTGGCACAGGGGCGATGGAGCCGGTAGAACTCGGCGAGTCTCTCGATCTCTTCCACCGGAACGTCACAGCTCTCCGACAGGGCACGAAGTTCGTGGCCTTCCACAAGCCTCTTGAATCGCTCCAGCCCCAGGGATCTCTCCTCGATTCCCGGCAAAACCCCGTATCTCCCAAGGAATACCTTAGCAGCGGCGAGGGCGAGAAAACGATCTGTCCCGGGTTTCAGACGGACCGTGCGGTCCGAAAAGCGCCTGTTTTCCCCGGCCCTGGGAGATATTGACAAGACCGCGGCCCCCCGCCTCCTGGCCCTGGCAACAAGCCCTCCCATATGGATGGAACTCACCCCGAGCCCCTTCCCCCAGACCACAATACCCCTGGCGTTGAGCAGATCCAGGGGATCGTTCATTCTCAGGGCGCCGAAATCATCGATGGAGGCCTCTATGCCGGTACTGTCGCAGACCCCGTGAGGAATCACCCTGCTTGCTCCCAGCCTGGCAAAGAAATAATCCTCTGCAAATTTGATGACCCCCTTTGAGCCTCCCCCCCTCAGATGGAGGATCGAGGCAGGCTCACGGCGAAACCCATCAATCTTTTCAGCACAGAGCGAGAGGGCCTCATCCCATGAGATACTCTCCCACCCTTGGTCTCCCTTCAACAGGGGCGTCTTCAGCCTGCTCGGCGAACCGAGCCTCCTCGGAAACCGGCGGATCTTAGGACAGCAGTATCCGTCTGTGTAGGGATGGTCCGGATTCCCCCGAATCTTCCTTATGAGGCCGGCCTCTGTTTCGACCAACAGAGAACACCCATCAGGGCAGTCGAGGGTACAGGCGGTTAAGTGTTTTTCCTTCATGACAGGCTTCGATT
This genomic interval from Deltaproteobacteria bacterium contains the following:
- a CDS encoding CPBP family intramembrane metalloprotease gives rise to the protein MDRIEERSFLATMAVLVGLELASSFVYGLHWARGVSPLAWTAMVRSLDILLFFLLFRIFSVPLAAAGLQRPVMGAGAGLAVSVVLGMGFFLALFTIRSLWGPDLRVFVDPGLEVRRPGALVVLCILGPFAEEIFFRGLCYGVIRVHLGVWPSTVISAFLFGAVHLVGGGFSAMAVPLAGGIVLALLYEFAGSLVAPSVLHGAANLILFSGILWT
- a CDS encoding HEAT repeat domain-containing protein, whose translation is MRLLREEDPSLRLWAATALAYLPCHDNLGVLESLAAEDPVAIVRCKAIFALSHQGDPGVVGFLESRLRGEEEWYVKHYLLRALRRVGWIG
- a CDS encoding FAD-binding oxidoreductase, with the translated sequence MGLSSEEKSYLTEKFNHRVSFNRVERKLHGHDIADMPGLFKPLIGNSLPDAVVQPETEAEVIELVRWAEKHRVPLTPRGKASSGYGGVIPVKRGVVVDSYRMNRIVKIDSKAETVTVQSGVVWERLDAELAKSGLTLRLYPTSYSSSTAGGWLAQGGAGIGSYEAGWYRENVVKARVVLPGGEIREFREEDLDLVADAEGITGFISEVTLRVQPLEELEVVCIGCPSPYNLQGLVESIVAEQLPIWSLVFINPKMAELKNRAPLREHYGRPAEERVLLPAAYIVTLAFRKKDHGAVMDRLRPLLQPHEAELLDDRIAEHEWRNRFKLMIVKRLGPSLVPAEVVVPLAGLGDVMTEIERKIDQPLVKEGLVIRKGSRGAPEVVILGFIPSDQRRFSYNFVFSLVLTLMKIARKYGGRPYATGLY
- a CDS encoding molybdopterin-dependent oxidoreductase, translating into MKEKHLTACTLDCPDGCSLLVETEAGLIRKIRGNPDHPYTDGYCCPKIRRFPRRLGSPSRLKTPLLKGDQGWESISWDEALSLCAEKIDGFRREPASILHLRGGGSKGVIKFAEDYFFARLGASRVIPHGVCDSTGIEASIDDFGALRMNDPLDLLNARGIVVWGKGLGVSSIHMGGLVARARRRGAAVLSISPRAGENRRFSDRTVRLKPGTDRFLALAAAKVFLGRYGVLPGIEERSLGLERFKRLVEGHELRALSESCDVPVEEIERLAEFYRLHRPCATILGIGLQRYPHGAESVRAINALAFVTGNIGLSGGGAYYSVPSGENLNLGWVKSEGYRRSFPVASIGRSIMEAENPPIRMVWVSMWNPVNQTPESLVLSQALGDTDFVVVVDPFLTDTADAADLVLPCSMMFEEEDLVGSWGHFYVNYAGRVVGPPPGVRSDLEILTDLGHRLDPPIRLESPDFYMQRSLESPFLDTTLEELRQRGTVRARRPFIAFEGGRFSHPDGKFRFLTEISPREPADSAYPLILLTLIRKEFLHSQILPEEHESLFPEVSVAPSTLADLGIKEGDHGRIVSTLGSMRVRFKSDAGLHPSAVVVGRGPWLKYGWGINRLVEGRFTDRPDGVAFYGQRVRVEGGPPFRDGSP